Proteins from a single region of Bogoriella caseilytica:
- a CDS encoding ABC transporter permease: MTTTGTDSRNRLQHHEGTAIKRFLRTLSTPGGAIFVLALVLLAAIIVANPSFGEPSRLMAFVARSAPIMILAFGQYFVIVSGEFDLSVGALVSMQAVIAGNVILGEDDLVRGIALMIAVGLTVGLVNGVATTWLKVPSFIVTLGTMLMLSGLALYVSGGAVQGRAASLQPLFRNGIEDVPLVGRIPYPVLILLAVSALVVWLMRRPYGRTLIAAGDNPEAARLAGAHVGWIKTRAFIISALAATLAALLLVSRSGASPSLGDGLEFQAITAVVLGGVVLGGGRGWVLSAGAGAFALELMFSLLNFLGVQPTWRPTVQGVIIILAVAAAAKSWGSRRRSRAEQPDSTLDPEHQPDSRPHHTG, encoded by the coding sequence ATGACCACCACCGGCACCGACTCCCGCAACCGGTTGCAGCACCACGAAGGCACCGCGATCAAGCGTTTCCTGCGCACGCTGTCGACCCCCGGCGGGGCGATCTTCGTCCTCGCGCTGGTGCTGCTGGCCGCCATCATCGTCGCCAATCCGAGCTTCGGTGAGCCGAGCCGGCTGATGGCCTTCGTCGCCCGATCGGCGCCGATCATGATCCTGGCCTTCGGGCAGTACTTCGTGATCGTCTCCGGCGAGTTCGACCTGTCCGTCGGTGCGCTGGTCTCCATGCAGGCGGTCATCGCCGGCAACGTGATCCTGGGTGAGGACGACCTGGTACGGGGTATCGCCCTGATGATCGCCGTGGGCCTGACCGTGGGCCTCGTCAACGGTGTGGCCACCACCTGGCTGAAGGTGCCGAGCTTCATCGTGACGCTGGGAACGATGCTGATGCTGTCCGGCCTGGCTCTCTACGTCAGCGGTGGTGCTGTGCAAGGGCGGGCAGCGAGCCTGCAGCCCTTGTTCCGCAACGGCATCGAGGATGTTCCGCTGGTGGGACGCATCCCCTATCCGGTGCTGATCCTCCTGGCCGTCTCAGCCCTCGTGGTGTGGCTGATGCGTCGCCCGTATGGCAGGACCCTGATTGCGGCAGGAGACAACCCCGAGGCCGCCCGCCTGGCCGGCGCGCACGTGGGTTGGATCAAGACCCGGGCATTCATCATCTCCGCCCTGGCGGCCACCCTGGCTGCGCTGCTCCTGGTCAGTCGATCCGGGGCCAGCCCGAGCCTGGGTGACGGCCTCGAGTTCCAGGCCATCACCGCCGTCGTCCTGGGCGGCGTAGTGCTCGGTGGCGGGCGAGGCTGGGTCCTGTCCGCAGGGGCCGGCGCCTTCGCCCTCGAACTGATGTTCAGCCTGTTGAACTTCCTAGGAGTGCAACCGACCTGGCGGCCCACCGTGCAGGGCGTGATCATCATCCTCGCCGTGGCCGCCGCCGCCAAGAGCTGGGGTTCGCGGCGGCGGTCCCGCGCCGAGCAACCCGATTCCACCCTCGATCCTGAGCACCAACCAGACTCCCGGCCGCACCACACCGGGTGA
- a CDS encoding sugar ABC transporter ATP-binding protein has product MSIDTVVEASSTSPVRAPILRARRLTKRFFGNTVLNGVDLDLVPGEVHGLVGENGAGKSTLMKILAGVHQADGGFVEINGERHTFHHPIQAQRAGVSTVFQEFNLLPERTIAENIFLGREPGRFGAVDLHQMNRRTAELLEDLGVQGIRPTRLVRSLSVAEQQIVEIAKAVSYDARIISMDEPTAALAGHEVELLYGVIRRLLDRNVAILYVSHRLKEIFELCHTITVLKDGAHVATRPAAELDEAAVVKLMVGRTMAAFFPDKDPEIALGEEVLRLDGAGNTEVDGIDLSVRAGEIVGIAGLQGSGRTELLEGIFGVHPFSRGELHLYGRRATVGSPRGAIKRGIAMITEDRKAKGLSLSQSVLDNAMGVIRAAYPFRSRRVRQEMPRTLSHIEVSTRSLSQEVQYLSGGNQQKVVLGRWLSIKPLLVLMDEPTRGIDVGAKLAIYELMRELTAQGVGILMVSSELPEVIGMSDRIVVMRDGRIGGELPAGASEEEVLQVATGATVEEDSE; this is encoded by the coding sequence ATGTCCATCGACACTGTCGTCGAGGCCTCATCGACGAGCCCGGTACGCGCGCCGATCCTGCGCGCCCGGAGGCTGACCAAACGCTTCTTCGGCAACACGGTGCTCAACGGTGTCGATCTTGATCTTGTCCCGGGCGAGGTGCACGGCCTCGTCGGCGAGAACGGTGCCGGGAAGTCCACGTTGATGAAGATCTTGGCCGGCGTCCATCAAGCCGACGGCGGGTTTGTGGAGATCAACGGTGAGCGCCACACCTTCCACCACCCCATCCAGGCGCAGCGGGCCGGCGTCTCGACCGTCTTCCAGGAGTTCAACCTGCTGCCGGAGCGGACCATTGCGGAGAACATCTTCCTGGGCCGTGAGCCGGGCAGGTTCGGGGCGGTCGATCTCCACCAGATGAATCGGCGCACGGCCGAGCTGCTCGAAGACCTCGGCGTCCAGGGCATTCGACCCACCCGATTGGTGCGTTCGCTGTCCGTGGCGGAGCAGCAAATCGTCGAAATCGCCAAGGCGGTCAGCTACGACGCCCGGATCATCTCGATGGACGAACCCACCGCAGCCTTGGCCGGCCACGAAGTCGAACTGCTCTACGGGGTCATCCGTCGATTGCTCGATCGGAACGTCGCGATCCTGTATGTCTCGCACCGCCTCAAGGAGATCTTCGAGCTGTGCCACACCATCACGGTGCTCAAGGACGGTGCACACGTGGCGACCCGGCCGGCCGCTGAACTTGATGAAGCTGCCGTGGTCAAACTGATGGTCGGGCGCACCATGGCGGCCTTCTTTCCGGACAAGGATCCCGAGATCGCTCTGGGTGAGGAGGTGCTCCGACTGGACGGCGCAGGCAATACCGAGGTCGATGGCATCGACCTGAGCGTGCGAGCCGGAGAGATCGTCGGCATCGCCGGACTCCAGGGCTCCGGTCGCACGGAATTGCTGGAAGGGATCTTCGGGGTCCATCCCTTCAGCCGTGGTGAGCTCCACCTGTATGGCAGGCGGGCCACGGTGGGCTCCCCTCGCGGCGCGATCAAGCGTGGTATTGCGATGATCACCGAGGATCGCAAGGCCAAGGGGCTCTCCCTCAGCCAGTCCGTCCTCGACAACGCCATGGGCGTGATTCGTGCTGCCTACCCCTTCCGGTCTCGTCGCGTGCGTCAGGAGATGCCTCGGACCCTGAGCCATATCGAGGTCTCCACGCGTTCACTGTCCCAAGAGGTGCAGTACCTCTCCGGCGGTAACCAGCAGAAGGTCGTCCTGGGGCGGTGGCTGAGCATCAAGCCCTTACTGGTCCTCATGGATGAGCCCACCCGAGGCATCGACGTGGGCGCGAAGCTCGCGATCTACGAACTGATGCGGGAGCTGACCGCCCAGGGCGTCGGCATCCTCATGGTCTCCAGCGAACTCCCGGAGGTCATCGGCATGTCTGACCGCATCGTGGTGATGCGCGACGGGCGGATCGGCGGCGAGCTCCCCGCCGGAGCCTCGGAGGAAGAAGTACTGCAGGTGGCCACCGGCGCCACGGTCGAGGAGGACTCCGAATGA
- a CDS encoding ABC transporter permease — protein sequence MSGVATAVRPVRNLSSTTIVYLVLLLAVIAGAVLTAMNGRNFFSTGNLRDILTATSILGFFAIGQTLVVLAGSLDLSVPFVGSLASLVGAVTMAGVTGNIVLGVLLALAISAAIGLVNGLIVAFWGVHGFIATLGMGLILSGYLGTNYPGPTSRLAPTAFELLGRSYIGPLPVSTLIMLGLAGLIILVLRQSTIGLHLYAVGGNREIARLSGIRVQPPIIFAHTMCSLLAGMAGLLYLSRTGGGSPTFAEQAGYDLLSIAAVVLGGTLLAGGKGKLLGTIGGVAIFAVMNNVMAVMDVNSFLRDVFRGAVIILAVAVYARRSITSRPPRFVSGKADTTPGAPDSVRTVDAQAQETR from the coding sequence ATGAGCGGCGTCGCTACGGCCGTGCGTCCCGTGCGCAACCTGTCCTCCACCACGATCGTCTATCTCGTGTTGCTGCTGGCGGTCATCGCCGGCGCGGTCCTGACCGCGATGAACGGCCGGAACTTCTTCAGCACCGGCAACCTGCGGGACATTCTCACCGCCACCAGCATTCTCGGCTTCTTCGCCATCGGTCAGACCCTGGTCGTGCTGGCCGGCAGCCTGGACCTCTCGGTTCCGTTCGTCGGCAGCCTTGCCAGCCTGGTCGGAGCAGTGACCATGGCGGGGGTGACCGGCAATATCGTCCTCGGCGTGCTGCTCGCTCTGGCGATCTCGGCCGCTATCGGCCTGGTCAACGGGCTGATCGTGGCCTTCTGGGGAGTGCACGGCTTCATCGCCACCCTCGGTATGGGGCTGATCCTCTCCGGGTATCTCGGAACGAACTACCCCGGGCCCACGAGCCGGCTGGCCCCGACAGCCTTCGAACTCCTCGGTCGTAGCTACATCGGGCCCTTGCCGGTCTCGACGCTGATCATGCTGGGTCTTGCGGGTCTGATCATCCTGGTACTGCGCCAATCCACCATCGGTCTGCATCTTTACGCGGTTGGTGGCAACCGCGAGATTGCTCGCCTCTCCGGGATCCGCGTGCAGCCGCCGATCATCTTCGCCCACACCATGTGCTCCCTGCTGGCCGGGATGGCCGGGCTGCTCTACCTCTCCCGCACCGGTGGCGGCAGTCCGACCTTCGCCGAGCAGGCAGGATATGACCTGCTCTCCATCGCCGCCGTCGTGCTGGGAGGCACCTTGCTGGCCGGCGGGAAGGGAAAGCTGCTCGGGACCATCGGTGGCGTCGCCATCTTCGCGGTGATGAACAACGTCATGGCCGTGATGGACGTCAACTCGTTCCTGCGCGATGTCTTTCGTGGCGCCGTCATCATCCTGGCCGTAGCGGTGTACGCCCGCCGCAGCATCACCAGCCGGCCACCGCGCTTCGTCTCGGGCAAGGCCGACACCACACCGGGCGCCCCTGACTCCGTGAGAACCGTCGATGCGCAGGCGCAGGAGACGCGATGA
- a CDS encoding ROK family transcriptional regulator, whose translation MRTSEVFHLLRDGQPWTRAQLCEASGLARSTVTSRLDVLVKLGVVAPYGDGTSTGGRPPSLYALNPSARVVGAVALGATHAVAAVTDLAGTILGQTRERLDVAQGPATVLSWVAETVERLLLEADRAPADLAAVGLGVPGPVEHSTGRPTNPPIMPGWDRYDVPGTLGERLGVPVLVDNDVNIMALGERSTYLPEVDDLIFVKVATGIGAGIISGGSLQRGAHGTAGDLGHVRVTSGSGVICRCGNEGCLEAIAGGPAIAARLRDAGVPAETTGDVVELVRGGNLEAVREVRQAGRELGEVVATMANLINPSVVVIGGLLGGAGEHLMAGLREVVYQRSMPLATEHLSIVASVAGDRAGILGASAMAAEHVLSPEAIESAAANLTVSAAP comes from the coding sequence ATGCGCACGAGCGAGGTATTCCACCTACTTCGAGACGGTCAACCCTGGACGCGCGCACAGCTCTGCGAAGCCAGCGGCCTGGCCCGATCCACCGTGACGTCGCGCCTGGATGTCCTCGTCAAGCTGGGTGTGGTGGCCCCCTACGGCGACGGCACCTCCACCGGCGGCCGGCCGCCCTCGCTCTATGCCCTCAATCCCTCTGCGCGGGTCGTGGGAGCGGTGGCATTGGGCGCCACCCATGCGGTCGCCGCGGTGACGGACCTGGCCGGCACGATCCTGGGTCAGACCCGCGAACGCCTGGACGTGGCTCAGGGACCGGCCACGGTGCTGTCCTGGGTTGCCGAGACGGTCGAGCGCCTCCTCCTCGAAGCCGATCGCGCACCGGCAGATCTCGCCGCCGTCGGCCTCGGCGTGCCGGGACCGGTGGAACATTCCACCGGACGCCCCACCAATCCGCCGATCATGCCGGGCTGGGACCGTTACGACGTTCCCGGCACCCTCGGCGAGCGCCTGGGGGTACCGGTGCTGGTGGACAATGACGTCAACATCATGGCCCTCGGCGAGCGCAGCACCTACCTGCCCGAGGTCGACGACCTGATCTTCGTCAAGGTTGCCACCGGTATCGGCGCGGGCATCATCTCCGGAGGTTCCTTGCAGCGCGGAGCGCACGGGACCGCAGGCGACCTGGGACACGTCCGGGTCACCAGCGGGAGCGGCGTCATCTGCCGCTGCGGCAACGAAGGGTGCTTGGAGGCCATCGCCGGCGGCCCGGCGATCGCTGCGCGGCTCCGGGACGCCGGTGTGCCTGCGGAGACAACCGGCGACGTCGTAGAGCTGGTCCGCGGAGGAAACCTCGAGGCAGTCCGTGAGGTCCGGCAGGCCGGCCGCGAACTCGGTGAGGTCGTCGCCACCATGGCCAACCTCATCAATCCGTCCGTGGTGGTGATCGGCGGGTTACTCGGTGGCGCCGGCGAGCATTTGATGGCCGGGCTCCGTGAAGTGGTGTACCAACGCTCCATGCCCCTGGCCACCGAGCACCTCAGTATCGTGGCCTCGGTAGCTGGTGATCGTGCCGGCATCCTCGGTGCCTCGGCGATG